The Nicotiana sylvestris chromosome 6, ASM39365v2, whole genome shotgun sequence genomic sequence ATTTAGCCACTGCTACTAACTACATCCATTTCCAAGAATTCCCAACCCCACCTTCTTATATGGCGTCGGCCTCTCCTAATTGTTCAAATAATTCTTCTGAAACCATCTCGAAACTCATAGCATCAGTACTGGATGCATCTTTAACATTGCGCGAGCCTGTGAGTGCATTTATAAAGAAGCTTTCCAGCACAAGTCGAAGAGTTGTTGTCATTTATGATTCTATGATGGCTTCCACTGTTCAAGACGTAGTATCTATACAAAATGCTGAAGCCTATTGTTTTCATGCTATTTCTGCTTTTGCCAATAGCTCTCTCTTATGGGATATCATCAAATACTATCTCCATCTTCCTTCATTCCTCGcaaaattggttaagaaactttTTCTCCCATCTGGTGCTCACATTCCAGATGGACTTCCAACTCTCAGAAGTACTTTCACACCTCAGTTTATTGAATTTATGCGATTACAACATAGTTGTAACAAATTCAGCTCTGGGAATTTATACGATACTTGCAAAGTTCTCGAGGGTCCTTATCTTGAAACACTAGCAAAGTTCAGTAGGTTACTCGGAATTCGTAAGCAATGAGCTGTTGGTCCCTTCAATCCGGTGACAATATCAGGGGAAAACGACTCAAAAGTTCGTCACAAATGCTTAGAGTGGCTCGACAAGCAAGCCCAAGATTCAGTGATTCTTGTTTCTTTTGGAACAACAGGATACTTATCTATGGAGCAAATAAAAGAACTTGCTATAGGATTGAAAAAAAGTCAGCAGAAGTTTATTTGGGTAGCTAGAGATGTATTGTCAGGAGGAGAAGGGGAAGTCAAAATCCCTGAAGGGTATGAAGAGAGAGTAAAAGAAAGAGGAATTATTGTAAAAGATTGGGCGCCCCAATTAGAAATCTTGGCGCATTCATCAATTGGCAGATTTATGAGTGACTGTGGATGGAATTCATGCATGGAAAGTATTACCATGGGAGTGCCTATAGCGACATGGCCTATGCGTTTTGACCAGCCCAGAAATGCTGTGTTTGTTACAAATGTGCTTAAAATTGGAGTTGTCGTGAAGCATTGGGATCGCCGTGATGATACGATTGATTCAAGTACAATAAAAAACGCTGTTCAGAAATTGATGGCTTCTACAGAAGGACATGAGATGAGAATGCGTGCCATGGAATTAGGTAAACAAGTCAAAGAATCAGTGAAAGATGGTGGAGATCATCAAAAGGAGATGGATTCCTTCATTGCTCATGTCACTAGATATTAAGTTGCTTCATCGtcaaaaatgtaaaatttgtTTTTCTCCACGTATTGATTGACTTTTGATGAAAGAAATGTTCCTTCAGTTGTGTGCTAGCTGTTGAGTCTTTTATAAATTTGCAttgttcaaaatttcaacttGAAGTTTTTTTGGAAGACCGGAATAAGATTAGCTACAATAACAAGTACTACAAAGTATAATTGTAGGCCTAATTAGTAATTTAAAACATAAACAGATACTTTATTATAATCAGTTAAAATACAATATATCCTCCTTTAACCCGTTAGTAATATCCAACTTGAGATTGGATAGGGGTTCAGATATAGCGGGGCAAGTGCACAGATAGTCATTCTAAGGGATGCTATTTAGAGACTAGTCAGTATATATTTTGtcctaaaattttaaattaaaaatcttaACTTCAAGACAATTCAGGACATTGTTGTCCTGAAAAATTGACATTGACTAATTCCTAAATAGCATATCTTTAAAGTGGCTATCCAATATCATTTCTACGCAAATTAAAGGAGGTTTGGGCTTAGGACTAGCTAGGCTCAATTATTATCAGAGAATTAATTGCACATATCAGTAACTttgcaaaaaagaagaaaagagatgaAAGTGAAGCCAGCAAAACTATGAGGCAGAGAACGGGAAAGGCACAGAGAAGGGAAGTATGCCTTATCAGCCACTGTATAAAGAGTCCTCTCTCCTTATAGTTAGTTAGAATTTGGAGAGGTTGGTGTTTCTTTAATAGAAGGGAGGTGCCTTTCCTCTCATTTACTGATGTACCAAGGCTTCACTCTTTCAAAAGTTTCACTAAACAAGAATTCACTACACGAAATATGGTTTTCTGTTTGTAGGACACATAGTCACGTCATATTCGACACCGCAAGTAAACATTTTAACGGATTTTCCAACTAGCCTTACAAAAAGAGCTCTAGGAACTTTGAATTCAGTTAAGTGTCACAAACTTTTTTCTTTACATGCCAAAGAGTTCATAACAATATTTATGTTAATGAAAGAGGACGAAAAAAAGCTCTTTATGGACGGAAACAAGCTCCTAAAGCTTTTTTTAACTTGTTTCAGCACTATATTGTGCTCTAAAGGAATTCCGTTGCGGTGTTTGTGATTCCTTTTTATTCATTCATCACATTGTGATTGATGAGTGGCTAGATGAGTTAGGTGCACCTCTCGATTAGTGAGAAGTAATAAGGCGAGTCTCCTCCTCCCCCTATGTTTAAGTTGACTTCCCCTTCCCTTCAACTTGTCCCAACTTCCTATATATCTTATAATGGCGAGAAAAAGTTCTTCTGCGGCGATCTTATTTCGTTTataggaaaaagataaaataaaaaacttaTGCTCCCAGAAAGAGGTCTCCTatcatttctttttcctttctattCTCTTCCTCCCATTTTTTTGGGTTAAGTCTCCCCCCCAATTTTCACCAAAACAACAATAAAACCCTAGCCCAATGcaacctctcttcttcttcctttgTTTCCCATCAGCCGACGAGCATTGTAATGAGTAATGACCTCGGTAATTTCTATTTTGTGGGTTTAATGACCACACTCCTGCTCGATAATTCCTATTTTTTGACATAACTTAAgttttatttactctttttgtTTGAGTTTGAAAATGCTTGAACTCGTTAGATGATTCATGTGCATTATTCTGTTTTTACAATTACCAGTTTTGATTGATCCTCTTTGCTTGATTAAGCTCTTGAAATTTCGAGCGCAATTTCTGTTGTAATTTTTTAATATTCCCACAGTGCATGAATAgctgtttgataaaatgcctaagaGAGAAATTTCCTGGCCATAGGACATCCAATGAATTGGGTCCTCAAGGCAACATGCAATAAGCACGGGTGTAGTGTATGAAGATCGACATTAGCATaagtgtttgaccaaaaagtattaagctttttgttaaactaattaatgagGAAATAGAGGGTGAATCCTAattaaatataataaattctagatcTAAGATTGAAGGAGATCAGTGGGATGAGACCGTGCTCAAGAACAATAAATACCAAGCATATGTTCAATAATTGTCAATGAACATAGTAATAGAAGCATGTAATAAATGTAGATAATGGCAATGAATGTAATAAAGAGAAATTTATCACCCAAATTTTAGATGACTTGAGTGACTCTTCTTCTTGACAACAACGTGGAATAATGAAAGGTAGTGATGGATAAGGAATCTTTGGATCTTGTAAACAAAGAGTAAACAATATGTGCTTGAACAAGATAGTTAGTGAACAAGACAAGTTTTTGTATATTCTTCATAGTCAACCCTTTATAATGTACCCTTATCCAAAAGTGAATATCCTCTTTTTGTTctttatctcttcctatttataagggatatccccaagaaaccctaaaaagtacaataTAAGGAATATCCAATGGAATATGCCTTATGTATATTTTTAAACCTATCCTACCATTGCTTCTTTGCTCCATTTACTCGACCTTGGCAATAATCCTTCTTAAGACGACTCCTTGCCATTGTGCCGTGGTCGACCCTGTCCTCGACCCTT encodes the following:
- the LOC104233127 gene encoding zeatin O-glucosyltransferase-like, coding for MAFLVIPSSGNHGQIGMEKDQITMVMVPFPAQGHFNQFLHLSRRVSSYHIPIHYVGFSTEISQVKARIHGWDLATATNYIHFQEFPTPPSYMASASPNCSNNSSETISKLIASVLDASLTLREPVSAFIKKLSSTSRRVVVIYDSMMASTVQDVVSIQNAEAYCFHAISAFANSSLLWDIIKYYLHLPSFLAKLVKKLFLPSGAHIPDGLPTLRSTFTPQFIEFMRLQHSCNKFSSGNLYDTCKVLEGPYLETLAKFSRLLGIRYLSMEQIKELAIGLKKSQQKFIWVARDVLSGGEGEVKIPEGYEERVKERGIIVKDWAPQLEILAHSSIGRFMSDCGWNSCMESITMGVPIATWPMRFDQPRNAVFVTNVLKIGVVVKHWDRRDDTIDSSTIKNAVQKLMASTEGHEMRMRAMELGKQVKESVKDGGDHQKEMDSFIAHVTRY